The Numida meleagris isolate 19003 breed g44 Domestic line unplaced genomic scaffold, NumMel1.0 unplaced_Scaffold250, whole genome shotgun sequence genome includes a window with the following:
- the CPXM1 gene encoding probable carboxypeptidase X1: MPPPPLALLLLFAAAAAPPAPPGTALRPEALGMGGPGGSAATPPRGTAPPKSAATAPPKSTAPPKGTAATTPKGTAPPKGTAATTPKGTTPSKGTATTPTKRTEQGGPGSAAPTRGGPGAKAPPPRKKVVQVKVVRKKVVRKKVLKKKPKAPAKGPPAPQEQPCPPLGLESLRVQDSQLRSSSDKRYGLGAHRGRLNIQSGLYDGDFFDGGWCAGQEDAGQWLEVDARRLTNFTGVITQGLNSIWXXDWVTSYKVQFSNDTHTWQPCRNGTEEAVFPANKDPETPVLNALPCPAVARYIRINPQSWFENGTICLRAEVLGCALPDPNNIYQWPDDPIPTDKLDFRHHNYKEMRKLMKRVSEECPNITRIYSIGKSYLGLKMYVMEISDNPGQHEVGEPEFRYVAGMHGNEVLGRELLLNLMEYLCREFRRGNPRVVRLVTGTRIHLLPSMNPDGYETAYRLGSELSGWAMGRWTYEGIDLNHNFADLNTALWDAEDNDLVPHQFPNHYIPIPEYYTFANATVAPETRAVISWMQRYPFVLSANLHGGELVVTYPFDMTRTYWKAQELTPTADDGVFRWLATVYATSNLAMASEERRLCHYDDFMRSGNIINGANWHTVPGSMNDFSYLHTNCFEITVELSCDKFPHVSELPAEWENNRESLLLYMEQVHRGIKGVVRDEDTGEGIANAIISVDGINHDVRTAVDGDYWRLLNPGEYEVTARAEGYEAATRPCRVTFENEPTPCSFRLARRRLRGRGPLDLQLRLHRHRLRRLRAQRRAP; encoded by the exons ATGCCGCCCCCCCCCctcgcgctgctgctgctcttcgCCGCCGCGGCCGCCCCCCCGGCGCCCCCCGGTACCGCGCTCCGACCCGAGGCCTTGGGGATGGGCGGCCCGGGGGGCTCCGCCGCGACCCCCCCGAGGGGCACAGCCCCCCCGAAAAGCGCCGCCACGGCTCCCCCGAAGAGCACGGCCCCCCCGAAGGGAACAGCCGCGACCACCCCGAAGGGCACGGCCCCCCCGAAGGGAACAGCCGCGACCACCCCGAAGGGCACAACCCCCTCGAAGGGGACGGCGACGACCCCCACGAAAAGAACGGAGCAGGGGGGGCCGGGCAGCGCAGCCCCCACCCGAGGGGGGCCCGGGGCCAAAG CCCCCCCGCCCAGGAAGAAGGTTGTGCAGGTCAAAGTGGTGCGGAAGAAAGTGGTGCGGAAAAAAGTGCTGAAGAAGAAACCCAAAGCTCCGGCCAAgggcccccccgccccccaggAGCAGC cGTGCCCCCCCCTGGGGCTGGAGTCCCTGCGGGTGCAGGACTCCCAGCTGCGCTCCTCCAGCGACAAGCGCTACGGGCTGGGCGCCCACCGCGGGCGGCTCAACATCCAG TCGGGGCTGTACGACGGGGACTTCTTCGACGGCGGCTGGTGCGCGGGGCAGGAGGACGCGGGGCAGTGGCTGGAGGTGGACGCGCGGCGCCTCACCAACTTCACCGGGGTCATCACGCAGGGGCTCAACTCCATCTGG NNNNNCGACTGGGTGACCTCCTACAAGGTGCAGTTCAGCAACGACACGCACACGTGGCAGCCGTGTCGCAACGGCACCGAGGAAGCG GTGTTCCCGGCCAACAAGGATCCCGAGACGCCGGTGCTGAACGCGCTGCCGTGCCCGGCGGTGGCACGCTACATCCGCATCAACCCGCAGAGCTGGTTCGAGAACGGCACCATCTGCCTGCGGGCCGAGGTGCTGGGCTGCGCCCTGCCAG ACCCCAACAACATCTACCAGTGGCCCGATGACCCCATACCCACTGACAAGCTGGATTTCCGGCACCACAACTACAAGGAGATGAGGAAG CTGATGAAGAGGGTGAGCGAGGAGTGCCCCAACATCACCCGCATCTACAGCATTGGGAAGAGCTACCTGGGCCTCAAGATGTACGTCATGGAGATCTCCGACAACCCGGGGCAGCACGAAGTGG GCGAGCCCGAGTTCCGCTACGTGGCGGGGATGCACGGCAACGAGGTGCTGGGCCGGGAGCTGCTGCTCAACCTGATGGAATACCTGTGCCGCGAGTTCCGGCGCGGCAATCCCCGCGTGGTGCGGCTGGTCACCGGCACGCGCAtccacctcctgccctccaTGAACCCCGACGGTTACGAGACCGCCTACCGCCTG GGCTCGGAGCTGTCGGGCTGGGCCATGGGACGCTGGACCTACGAAGGCATCGACCTCAACCACAACTTCGCCGACCTCAACACGGCGCTGTGGGACGCCGAGGACAACGACCTGGTGCCCCACCAGTTCCCCAACCATTACATCCCCATCCCCGAGTACTACACCTTCGCCAACGCCACG GTGGCCCCCGAGACGCGGGCGGTGATCTCCTGGATGCAGCGCTACCCCTTCGTGCTGAGCGCCAACCTGCACGGCGGGGAGCTGGTGGTCACCTACCCCTTCGACATGACGCGCACCTACTGGAAGGCGCAGGAGCTGACCCCCACGGCAGACGATGGCGTGTTCCGCTGGCTGGCCACCGTCTACGCCACCTCCAACCTGGCCATGGCCAGCGAGGAGCGCCGCCTCTGCCACTACGACGACTTCATGCGTTCCGGCAACATCATCAATGGGGCCAACTGGCACACGGTGCCCGGCA GTATGAACGACTTCAGCTACCTGCACACCAACTGCTTCGAGATCACGGTGGAGCTCTCGTGCGACAAGTTCCCGCACGTCTCCGAGCTGCCGGCCGAGTGGGAGAACAACCGCGAGTCGCTGCTGCTCTACATGGAGCAG GTGCACCGTGGCATTAAGGGGGTGGTTCGGGATGAAGACACGGGTGAGGGCATCGCCAACGCCATCATCTCAGTGGATGGCATCAACCACGACGTGCGGACAG CTGTGGATGGGGATTACTGGCGGCTGCTGAACCCCGGCGAGTACGAGGTGACTGCGCGCGCCGAGGGCTACGAGGCGGCCACGCGGCCATGCCGCGTCACCTTCGAGAACGAACCCACGCCGTGCAGCTTCCGCCTGGCTCGGCGACgcctgcggggccgggggcccCTGGACCTCCAGCTGCGGCTGCACCGCCACCGCCTGCGCCGGCTCCGCGCCCAACGCCGCGCTCCCTGA
- the LOC110390950 gene encoding probable N-acetyltransferase CML1 encodes MAEYWIRPYREEDYDAAREVFATAMSEYTPALCLHVLRQPWALLVLGCAFCLLLASARSLLLPVLALTLLLALGRQVLGCAWRTYIERCLGDDLRDIRAAYMDAPGARFWVAEACGQCPMETLIPFG; translated from the coding sequence ATGGCAGAGTACTGGATCCGGCCGTACCGCGAAGAGGACTATGATGCAGCACGTGAGGTCTTCGCCACCGCCATGAGCGAGTACACACCGGCGCTGTGCCTGCACGTGCTGCGGCAGCCCTGGgcgctgctggtgctgggctgcgccttctgcctgctgctggccagcgcccgctccctgctgctgcccgtGCTGGCGCTGACGCTGCTGCTGGCGCTGGGCCGCCAGGTGCTGGGCTGCGCGTGGCGCACCTACATCGAGCGCTGCCTGGGGGACGACCTGCGTGACATCCGCGCCGCCTACATGGACGCCCCAGGCGCCCGCTTCTGGGTGGCGGAGGCGTGTGGACAATGTCCCATGGAGACCCTCATCCCGTTTGGCTGA
- the LOC110390953 gene encoding N-acetyltransferase 8-like — protein MAPYRIRLYRDEDYDAVRSLFARGIIEHAPAIYRHVLRLPRVQLGLLALFTAVRAVCGCWLLAVGAMALVLAAAWPLMRSFSTSYVQEALATDLCDIHSSYMRAPDSCFWVVEAGGEVVGIVAAAPSQDPAQHGKAMELKRMSVSKQYRGRGISKLLCGEVLRFAQARGYRAVVLYTSIVQVVAQQLYERQGFRKVAETSPSLLASLVCFQILQYRLDLPGRP, from the coding sequence ATGGCTCCCTACCGCATCCGGCTGTACCGCGACGAGGACTACGATGCCGTGCGCTCCCTGTTTGCCAGAGGCATCATCGAGCACGCTCCGGCCATCTACCGGCATGTGCTGCGCTTGCCGCgggtgcagctggggctgctggccctGTTCACGGCCGTGCGCGCCGTgtgtggctgctggctgctggcgGTGGGAGCCATGGCGCTGGTTCTGGCAGCCGCCTGGCCTCTGATGCGCTCCTTCAGCACGTCCTATGTGCAGGAGGCGCTGGCCACTGATCTCTGCGACATCCACAGCTCCTACATGCGGGCGCCCGACTCCTGCTTCTGGGTGGTGGAGGCTGGCGGGGAGGTGGTGGGCATAGTGGCCGCGGCCCCGTCGCAGGACCCGGCGCAGCACGGCAAGGCCATGGAGCTGAAGCGGATGTCTGTCAGTAAGCAGTACCGCGGCCGCGGCATCTCCAAGCTCCTGTGCGGGGAGGTGCTGCGCTTCGCCCAGGCGCGGGGCTACAGGGCCGTGGTGCTGTACACCTCCATTGTGCAGGTGGTGGCTCAGCAGCTGTACGAGCGCCAGGGCTTCAGGAAGGTGGCTGAAACCAGCCCCTCGCTGCTTGCTAGCCTGGTCTGCTTCCAGATCCTCCAGTACCGCCTCGATCTGCCCGGCCGCCCCTAG